Proteins from one Nodularia sp. LEGE 06071 genomic window:
- a CDS encoding heavy metal translocating P-type ATPase encodes MVYSQRFTEFTEEHSDTLAALVCGMLLFLGWLALHIGWLGWALLFLPAAYVIGGYESAREGLTTLIQEKELDVDLLMIVAALGAASLGLWRREYHLIIDGAILILIFAISGALEGYAMRRTERSIKGLMSLTPDTARVLLKGEEEMLPITQLKVGDEIIVKPGELIPTDGLIVSGYSTLNQAAITGESLPIEKSVGDEVFAGTLNGFGALKLQVHKPASSSLIQRVIRLVEQAQTEAPPSQQFIERFERMYARVIVVAGLLLVFLPTFIWGWSWEVTIYRALTFLVVASPCALMAAIMPTLLSGIANGARQGILFKNGAQLEKIGQVRAIAFDKTGTLTTGNVQVSQVISSSEYSEAEVLKAAAALESCSEHPIAKAIVQAAGTEWVRGVDVQAIPGQGIVGFVNNQQVFVGNAVFIKQYVTQFPEELQKSAQSLENEGKTVVWVAKNPTPSPSPQAKRGIVVMGAIAISDMLRTEAKAMISRLRKLGVEQIVMITGDNQRTADSVAQTVGIDRVYAELLPEDKLDVIRKLQEEYQTVAMVGDGINDAPALAQASVGIAMGIAGSDVALETADIVLMADKLDKLATAIELGRRSHSVVKQNIVVALGFILLLLIGNFLGNINLPIGVIGHEGSTVLVTLSGLRLLKN; translated from the coding sequence ATGGTTTATTCTCAGCGTTTTACAGAATTTACAGAAGAACATTCGGATACTTTGGCGGCTTTGGTTTGTGGAATGCTGTTGTTTCTGGGCTGGTTGGCTTTACATATTGGTTGGTTGGGATGGGCTTTGCTGTTTTTACCTGCTGCTTATGTGATTGGTGGTTACGAAAGCGCCCGTGAGGGTTTGACTACTCTGATTCAGGAAAAGGAGTTAGATGTCGATTTGCTGATGATTGTGGCGGCGCTTGGTGCTGCTAGTCTGGGTTTATGGCGCAGGGAATATCATCTGATTATAGATGGGGCGATTTTGATTCTCATTTTTGCTATTAGTGGCGCTTTGGAAGGTTATGCGATGCGGCGCACTGAACGCAGTATCAAGGGTTTGATGAGTTTAACTCCAGATACAGCTAGGGTTTTACTGAAGGGAGAGGAAGAAATGCTTCCCATTACTCAGCTGAAGGTGGGTGATGAAATTATCGTGAAACCAGGTGAGTTGATTCCTACTGATGGGTTGATTGTTTCTGGTTATAGTACTCTGAATCAAGCCGCAATTACAGGGGAATCTTTACCTATTGAAAAGTCTGTAGGAGATGAAGTTTTTGCAGGGACGCTGAACGGTTTTGGGGCTTTGAAACTTCAGGTACACAAACCAGCTTCTAGCAGTTTGATTCAGCGTGTAATTCGATTGGTGGAACAAGCACAGACGGAAGCACCCCCTTCTCAACAGTTTATTGAACGATTTGAACGGATGTATGCGCGGGTAATTGTGGTTGCTGGTTTATTGTTAGTCTTTTTACCAACCTTTATTTGGGGTTGGAGTTGGGAAGTTACGATTTACCGCGCTTTGACTTTTTTGGTGGTGGCTTCTCCCTGTGCGCTGATGGCGGCAATTATGCCTACACTGTTATCAGGAATTGCGAATGGTGCGCGCCAAGGGATTTTGTTTAAGAATGGGGCGCAGTTGGAAAAAATTGGTCAAGTTCGCGCGATCGCCTTTGATAAAACTGGTACTCTCACTACAGGTAATGTCCAAGTATCTCAAGTAATTTCTAGTAGTGAATATTCGGAAGCTGAGGTATTAAAAGCCGCAGCCGCTTTGGAATCTTGCTCAGAACATCCCATTGCGAAAGCCATTGTCCAGGCGGCTGGTACAGAGTGGGTGCGTGGGGTTGATGTCCAAGCTATACCCGGACAGGGAATTGTCGGTTTTGTCAACAATCAACAGGTGTTTGTGGGGAATGCCGTTTTTATCAAGCAATACGTTACCCAGTTCCCAGAGGAGTTACAAAAATCGGCGCAATCTCTGGAAAATGAAGGTAAAACTGTGGTTTGGGTAGCAAAGAACCCCACCCCTAGCCCCTCCCCGCAAGCGAAGAGGGGAATAGTTGTTATGGGTGCGATCGCCATTTCCGATATGCTGAGAACAGAAGCAAAAGCCATGATTTCCCGGTTACGAAAATTGGGAGTTGAGCAAATTGTGATGATTACCGGCGATAATCAACGCACGGCTGACAGTGTGGCGCAAACCGTGGGCATTGATCGAGTCTATGCCGAACTCCTCCCGGAAGATAAGCTGGATGTCATCCGTAAGCTCCAGGAAGAGTATCAAACCGTGGCGATGGTGGGGGACGGAATTAATGATGCTCCAGCCCTCGCCCAGGCTTCTGTAGGGATTGCTATGGGGATAGCCGGCAGTGATGTCGCTTTGGAAACCGCAGATATAGTATTAATGGCAGATAAGTTAGACAAACTCGCCACAGCTATAGAATTAGGTAGGCGATCGCACTCTGTGGTCAAACAGAATATAGTTGTAGCTCTAGGGTTTATTCTCTTGTTATTAATTGGTAACTTTTTAGGCAACATTAACCTACCCATTGGCGTAATTGGTCATGAAGGTTCCACGGTCTTAGTTACACTCAGTGGTTTAAGATTACTGAAAAATTAA
- a CDS encoding HEAT repeat domain-containing protein, with amino-acid sequence MPWVSATEKPKPQPKDWQINGIVAALTDLIPEVRAKAAEHLQEYQLDNPKSQIKNYDELVKQLAEQLQDKDSAISRNAAAEALGQMQAKEQAPQLALLLKDDDWNVRRAAASALGQMQAKEQAPQLALLLKDSDTNVRSAAAYALGQMQAKEVAPQVALLLKDSDSDVRSAAAYALGQMQAKEQAPQLALLLKDSDSDVRNAAAYALGQMQAKEQAPQLALLLQDSDTNVRNAAAQALIKIGQRDLPVIVPVLDSVHLYPSEIGQIRFLAHFLGGGEVQVETLMQWVGKPKMPPKELEYNEGVEAMTVFQTAWKHRDSLPELQRELERQISEVAANKTIIWKAQNIKLLQNHYSNLKKVNSTHANTLQSVINNVEYRQWFFNTRITIITHAAFWLALIFAYPKFPQVQAIFFWNPWVRRIGGIGYVGFLLTWFPPFRRKLFEPFKPSLLADARLDNFNTQSYFPQSRVQIPGSGKILPITEVLPSIQGQIILEGESGLGKSMFIRHLLQNSQRIVVYLPAQKCAKGVIEAIQDKLHGQAQDADFLKNLIYSGAIDICIDGLNEVTAETRAKITHFVESYFRGNIIMTTQPLEWTPPSTAKIYKLQPLEKQQIEEFLISRQPQLPQDAKVQGDDYKTACIDYLKSALNPQQAPEELDAAQRILSNPMDLTVVALMISQGKHPHLFHLQQEQYKLMAAEYLKEWNQEFPLKKFSAAVYEMRIQDKQALPADEFHQVVMSLADEKYKMVVSRQWKEKEEAKQEWYFRHDKIMDFFLVQNFMGDNDAAERLLVDRMSDPRFRGVYFLLATLLPLDAAKELREALIQYAADTKDNTVSNTFVQLLRSR; translated from the coding sequence CTGCCTTGGGTAAGTGCTACAGAAAAACCCAAACCTCAACCCAAAGATTGGCAGATTAACGGTATCGTAGCAGCCCTAACAGACCTAATACCAGAAGTCAGGGCTAAAGCAGCAGAACACTTACAGGAATATCAGCTAGATAACCCTAAATCCCAGATAAAAAATTATGATGAGCTTGTAAAACAACTTGCCGAACAGTTGCAAGATAAAGATTCAGCAATTTCCCGTAATGCAGCAGCAGAGGCACTAGGGCAGATGCAAGCCAAGGAACAAGCTCCACAACTTGCCCTCCTGCTCAAAGATGATGACTGGAATGTCCGTAGAGCAGCAGCATCCGCACTAGGGCAGATGCAAGCCAAGGAACAAGCTCCACAACTTGCCCTCCTGCTCAAAGATTCTGACACGAATGTCCGTAGTGCAGCAGCATACGCACTAGGGCAGATGCAAGCCAAGGAAGTAGCTCCACAAGTTGCCCTCCTGCTCAAAGATTCTGACTCTGATGTCCGTAGTGCAGCAGCATACGCACTAGGGCAGATGCAAGCCAAGGAACAAGCTCCACAACTTGCCCTCCTGCTCAAAGATTCTGACTCGGATGTCCGTAATGCAGCAGCATACGCACTAGGGCAGATGCAAGCCAAGGAACAAGCTCCACAACTTGCCCTCCTGCTCCAAGATTCTGACACTAATGTCCGTAATGCAGCAGCACAGGCACTCATAAAAATAGGGCAGCGAGATTTGCCTGTTATTGTGCCAGTTCTAGATTCAGTTCACCTTTATCCCTCTGAGATTGGTCAAATTAGGTTTTTAGCTCATTTTTTGGGAGGTGGTGAAGTACAAGTAGAAACCCTCATGCAATGGGTTGGTAAGCCTAAAATGCCACCAAAGGAACTAGAATATAACGAGGGAGTGGAAGCAATGACAGTTTTCCAGACAGCTTGGAAACATCGTGATTCTCTACCAGAATTGCAAAGAGAGCTGGAACGACAAATTTCCGAAGTTGCTGCCAACAAAACAATTATCTGGAAAGCTCAGAATATTAAATTATTGCAAAATCATTACAGCAATCTCAAAAAAGTTAACTCCACTCACGCTAATACACTACAGTCAGTAATTAATAATGTGGAATATCGGCAATGGTTTTTCAACACCAGAATCACCATCATCACTCACGCAGCCTTTTGGTTAGCCCTCATCTTTGCCTACCCCAAATTTCCCCAAGTCCAAGCCATATTCTTCTGGAACCCGTGGGTACGCCGCATTGGTGGTATTGGCTATGTGGGCTTTCTCCTCACCTGGTTTCCACCCTTCCGCCGCAAATTATTTGAACCCTTCAAACCTTCCCTATTAGCCGATGCCCGCTTAGATAATTTTAATACCCAATCATATTTCCCACAGTCCAGAGTCCAAATTCCCGGTTCAGGAAAAATCCTCCCCATTACCGAGGTTTTACCCAGTATTCAAGGACAAATCATTTTAGAAGGTGAATCTGGTTTAGGTAAGTCGATGTTTATCCGCCATTTGCTGCAAAACTCCCAGCGCATTGTGGTTTACCTACCCGCCCAGAAATGTGCGAAAGGCGTAATTGAAGCAATTCAAGACAAACTACACGGTCAAGCCCAAGATGCGGATTTCTTAAAAAACCTGATTTACAGTGGCGCGATAGATATCTGCATCGACGGACTCAACGAAGTCACCGCCGAAACACGAGCAAAAATCACCCACTTTGTGGAAAGCTATTTCCGGGGCAATATTATCATGACTACCCAGCCTCTAGAGTGGACACCACCCTCAACAGCCAAAATATATAAATTGCAGCCTTTAGAGAAACAACAAATAGAAGAGTTCTTAATTTCCCGTCAACCGCAACTACCCCAAGATGCCAAAGTTCAAGGCGATGATTACAAAACAGCTTGTATTGATTACCTGAAATCAGCCCTCAATCCTCAGCAAGCCCCAGAAGAGTTAGACGCTGCCCAACGGATTCTTTCTAATCCAATGGATTTAACTGTGGTCGCCCTGATGATATCACAAGGCAAACATCCTCACTTATTTCACCTGCAACAAGAGCAATATAAATTGATGGCGGCAGAATACCTCAAAGAATGGAATCAAGAATTTCCTTTAAAAAAATTCTCAGCCGCCGTCTATGAAATGCGAATTCAAGACAAACAAGCTTTACCTGCGGATGAATTTCACCAAGTTGTCATGTCTTTAGCTGATGAAAAATACAAAATGGTAGTTAGCCGTCAGTGGAAAGAAAAAGAAGAAGCCAAGCAAGAATGGTACTTCCGCCACGATAAAATTATGGATTTCTTCTTGGTGCAAAACTTTATGGGTGACAATGATGCCGCCGAAAGATTATTAGTTGATAGAATGAGTGACCCCCGATTTCGTGGGGTTTATTTTTTGTTAGCGACTTTATTACCGTTAGATGCAGCCAAAGAACTGCGGGAAGCTTTGATTCAATATGCTGCTGATACTAAGGATAATACGGTAAGTAATACCTTTGTGCAGTTATTACGTTCTAGGTGA
- the murD gene encoding UDP-N-acetylmuramoyl-L-alanine--D-glutamate ligase, giving the protein MPRASVIGLGKSGVATARLLKREGWEVVLSDSNTSSSLLKQQQELATEQITVKLGHSLDLDGTDLSDLIVVSPGVPWDIPVLVQARELGIETIGEMELAWRYLQASPWVGITGTNGKTTTTALIAAIFQAAGLNAPACGNIGYAACEVALSEKLPDWVIAEISSYQIESSVTLAPRIGIWTTFTPDHLPRHKTLENYYNIKAKLLNQSHLQIFNGDDSYLNKMGITHWPDAYWTSVKGEDFLLSEQGFYIEDGWVVEKLKPNFKPERLLSASALRMVGEHNLQNLLMAVAAARLAGIETDAIDTAIRNFSGVPHRLEHICTWEGIDFINDSKATNYDAAEVGLVSVNSPAILIAGGEAKPGDDTGWLAKIQAKAAVVLLIGSAAPAFAQRLQAVGYSNYEIVETMDKAVSRSAELAQEYHASVVLLSPACASFDQYPNFEARGDDFRQLCLAWVG; this is encoded by the coding sequence ATGCCTAGAGCTTCAGTAATTGGATTGGGAAAGTCCGGTGTTGCTACGGCGAGATTGTTGAAACGGGAAGGTTGGGAGGTAGTGCTAAGTGATAGTAACACCTCCTCTAGCCTCCTGAAACAACAACAAGAACTCGCTACCGAGCAAATCACTGTAAAATTGGGGCATTCCCTTGATTTAGATGGCACTGATTTATCTGATTTAATTGTTGTTAGTCCTGGGGTTCCTTGGGATATTCCCGTGTTAGTCCAGGCGCGAGAATTAGGTATTGAAACTATCGGCGAAATGGAATTGGCTTGGCGATATTTACAAGCTTCTCCTTGGGTAGGCATTACTGGAACGAATGGTAAAACCACGACTACCGCTTTAATTGCCGCCATATTTCAAGCCGCCGGATTAAATGCCCCTGCCTGTGGTAATATTGGTTATGCTGCCTGTGAAGTTGCCTTATCTGAAAAACTTCCAGATTGGGTAATCGCAGAAATTAGCAGTTATCAAATAGAATCTTCAGTTACTCTTGCTCCCCGCATCGGAATTTGGACGACTTTTACACCAGACCATCTCCCCCGTCATAAGACTTTAGAAAATTACTACAATATCAAAGCTAAGTTATTAAATCAGTCCCATTTACAAATATTTAATGGTGATGACTCCTATTTAAATAAGATGGGTATCACTCATTGGCCTGATGCTTACTGGACAAGTGTCAAAGGTGAAGATTTTTTACTTAGTGAACAAGGCTTTTATATTGAAGACGGTTGGGTTGTCGAAAAGTTAAAACCCAACTTTAAACCAGAAAGACTTCTCTCAGCCTCGGCTTTGCGAATGGTAGGAGAACATAATCTGCAAAATCTGTTAATGGCTGTTGCTGCGGCGCGGTTAGCAGGAATTGAAACCGATGCTATAGATACTGCAATTCGTAATTTTTCTGGTGTTCCCCATCGTTTAGAACATATTTGCACTTGGGAAGGGATTGATTTTATTAATGATAGCAAAGCCACTAATTATGATGCGGCTGAAGTTGGGTTAGTCTCTGTGAATAGTCCGGCGATTTTGATTGCTGGTGGTGAAGCGAAACCGGGTGATGATACTGGCTGGTTAGCTAAAATTCAAGCTAAAGCGGCGGTGGTGTTATTAATTGGTAGTGCCGCACCCGCATTTGCTCAACGTCTGCAAGCGGTGGGTTATAGTAATTATGAAATTGTGGAAACGATGGATAAGGCTGTTTCTCGGTCAGCAGAATTAGCTCAAGAATATCACGCGTCTGTGGTGCTTTTATCACCAGCTTGTGCGAGTTTTGACCAGTATCCTAATTTTGAGGCCAGGGGTGATGATTTTCGTCAGTTGTGTTTGGCTTGGGTGGGATGA
- the glyS gene encoding glycine--tRNA ligase subunit beta, giving the protein MPAFLLEVGTEELPASFLGDAILQWRSRIPQSLAANSLSSASVEVYGTPRRLAVLISGLPSQQPDREEEIKGPPAQAAFKDGQPTPAATGFAKKQGVDIADFEIRPTEKGDFVFVKKSIPGRPVAEILTELVTQWISGLEGKRLMRWGDGEMKFSRPIRWLVALLDDTILPIELVNGSKTITSDRISSGHRVLHPANVTISQATDYVKTLSDAFVIVDPEARANIIQREVQAAAEKAGGVTVFYPDLLAEVTNLVEYPSAVVGKFEPEFLQLPTEVITEVMVTHQRYFPVFPSAGSKELLPNFITVSNGNPTKADIIAVGNERVIRARLADGRFFYKADSAKPLESYLPQLEKVTFQEELGSVRAKVDRIVTIADYISSQLKLESNQSQKIQRAALLCKADLVSQMVYEFPELQGIMGEKYALASGEDAEVASAIVQHYLPTGAGDSLPETLIGQIVGLADRLDTLVSIFGLGLIPTGSSDPFALRRAANAVVNITWFANLPINLDKLLTQIATDFAAKYNKEQDKLIAALQEFFLQRIRTLLQDEKQIDYDLVNAVLGENDPEYTERALQDLLDVRDRALYLQQIRQDGTLDKIYETVNRSTRLAAQGDLDFQQLEPTNLIQPELFQKSSEQAFYNALLELVPQTQAAKETRNYQLLIAALAKIAPTVASFFDGEDSVLVMDSNPDIKRNRLHLLGLLRNHARVLADFGAIVKNL; this is encoded by the coding sequence ATGCCTGCATTTTTATTAGAAGTTGGTACAGAAGAATTACCTGCCAGTTTTCTCGGTGATGCCATATTACAATGGCGATCGCGCATTCCTCAAAGTTTAGCAGCCAATAGTCTCAGCAGCGCTTCTGTGGAGGTTTACGGTACTCCCCGGCGGTTGGCGGTGCTGATTTCAGGTCTTCCGTCCCAGCAACCAGACAGGGAAGAGGAAATTAAGGGACCTCCCGCCCAAGCTGCGTTTAAGGATGGTCAGCCCACACCAGCCGCTACAGGCTTTGCGAAAAAGCAAGGTGTGGATATCGCAGATTTTGAAATTCGCCCCACGGAGAAGGGGGATTTTGTCTTTGTCAAGAAAAGCATTCCCGGTCGTCCTGTGGCGGAAATTCTCACAGAACTGGTGACGCAGTGGATTTCTGGTTTGGAAGGGAAGCGGTTAATGCGCTGGGGTGACGGAGAGATGAAGTTTTCTCGCCCTATTCGCTGGCTAGTGGCTTTGTTAGATGATACAATTTTGCCCATTGAATTGGTGAATGGATCAAAGACAATTACAAGCGATCGCATTTCCTCCGGTCATCGTGTCTTACATCCCGCAAATGTAACCATTTCTCAAGCGACAGATTACGTCAAGACCCTAAGTGATGCTTTTGTGATCGTTGACCCGGAAGCACGGGCTAATATTATCCAAAGGGAAGTTCAAGCAGCAGCCGAGAAAGCCGGCGGAGTTACAGTATTTTACCCCGATTTATTAGCAGAAGTTACCAATTTGGTAGAATATCCTTCCGCCGTCGTCGGTAAATTTGAACCAGAATTTTTGCAGTTACCCACTGAGGTAATTACAGAAGTGATGGTGACACACCAGCGTTATTTTCCGGTATTTCCATCGGCTGGCAGCAAAGAATTATTGCCTAACTTTATCACAGTTTCTAATGGCAACCCCACGAAAGCAGATATAATCGCTGTTGGCAATGAAAGAGTAATTCGTGCCAGATTAGCTGATGGCAGATTTTTCTACAAAGCAGATTCGGCAAAACCTTTAGAAAGCTATTTACCTCAGTTAGAAAAAGTTACTTTCCAAGAAGAATTGGGTTCAGTTCGTGCCAAGGTAGATAGAATAGTTACTATTGCTGATTACATTAGCAGCCAATTAAAATTAGAGTCAAATCAAAGCCAAAAAATCCAAAGAGCGGCTTTATTATGTAAAGCTGATTTGGTTTCTCAAATGGTCTATGAATTTCCCGAATTGCAAGGCATTATGGGCGAAAAATATGCCTTAGCTAGTGGGGAAGATGCCGAAGTCGCCAGCGCCATTGTCCAACATTATTTACCCACAGGTGCAGGTGATAGTTTACCGGAAACTCTCATTGGTCAAATTGTCGGTTTAGCTGATAGATTAGATACTTTAGTTAGTATCTTTGGCTTAGGTTTAATTCCCACAGGTTCCTCAGATCCTTTTGCTTTGCGTCGGGCTGCAAATGCGGTGGTTAATATTACTTGGTTTGCGAATTTGCCGATTAATTTAGATAAATTATTAACGCAAATAGCCACAGATTTCGCTGCGAAATACAATAAGGAACAAGATAAATTAATTGCAGCTTTGCAAGAGTTTTTCTTACAACGTATTCGCACCTTACTACAAGATGAAAAGCAAATCGACTATGACCTAGTAAACGCAGTCTTGGGAGAGAATGACCCAGAATATACAGAACGCGCGTTACAGGATTTGCTAGATGTGCGCGATCGCGCCTTATATCTGCAACAAATCCGCCAAGATGGTACACTAGATAAAATCTACGAAACCGTCAACCGTTCCACCAGACTAGCCGCCCAAGGTGACTTAGACTTTCAGCAGCTAGAACCGACAAATCTCATTCAGCCAGAACTATTCCAAAAATCCTCTGAGCAAGCATTCTACAACGCTCTATTAGAATTAGTACCACAAACTCAAGCCGCTAAAGAAACGCGCAACTATCAACTATTGATAGCCGCACTAGCCAAAATCGCCCCCACCGTCGCTAGTTTCTTTGATGGCGAAGACAGCGTTTTAGTCATGGACTCCAATCCAGATATTAAACGCAACCGGCTACACTTACTAGGATTACTGCGGAATCATGCCCGTGTGTTGGCTGATTTTGGTGCCATTGTCAAAAATTTGTAG
- a CDS encoding MBL fold metallo-hydrolase, giving the protein MYLTWFDSNSWLLEIGNQRILLDPWLVDSLTFGNLDWFFRGSRTQERPIPENIDLILLSQGLEDHAHPPTLKQLDHQIPSVASPNAAKLLQGLGYTSVKSLAHGESFNLNEQVEITAVPGSTVGYNLVENGYLLKEVSTGLTLYYEPHGSHSPEVKKFAPVDVVITPIVDVTLPLGLPIIKGRKSALEVAQWLQPQIMLPTAAGGDVIFEGLLTKFLKAEGTVEEFNALLNQNNLTTKVMEPKPGDRLEIQLQKRALKV; this is encoded by the coding sequence ATGTACTTAACTTGGTTTGACAGCAATAGTTGGCTACTAGAAATCGGCAACCAACGCATATTACTTGACCCTTGGCTGGTTGATTCCTTAACTTTTGGCAATTTGGATTGGTTTTTCAGAGGTTCCCGCACACAAGAACGCCCCATACCAGAGAATATTGATCTGATTTTGCTGTCTCAAGGTTTAGAAGACCATGCTCATCCACCAACCCTGAAGCAGCTTGACCACCAAATTCCATCTGTGGCTTCTCCCAATGCTGCAAAATTATTACAGGGTTTGGGTTATACTTCTGTAAAATCTTTAGCTCATGGTGAGAGTTTTAACTTGAATGAGCAGGTAGAAATTACTGCTGTTCCTGGCTCCACAGTCGGTTATAACCTAGTAGAAAATGGTTATTTGCTCAAAGAAGTCAGCACTGGTTTGACACTTTACTATGAGCCACATGGGTCGCATTCGCCAGAAGTGAAAAAGTTTGCCCCGGTTGATGTAGTGATTACGCCAATAGTTGATGTGACATTACCTTTAGGTTTGCCAATCATTAAAGGTCGCAAGAGTGCATTGGAAGTTGCACAGTGGTTACAACCACAAATCATGCTTCCCACAGCTGCGGGTGGAGACGTAATCTTTGAAGGTTTGCTGACGAAATTCTTAAAAGCTGAAGGAACTGTCGAAGAGTTTAACGCCTTACTAAATCAGAATAATTTGACTACAAAAGTCATGGAACCGAAGCCAGGCGATCGCCTAGAAATCCAATTACAAAAGCGGGCATTAAAAGTATAA
- a CDS encoding precorrin-8X methylmutase, which yields MNTGCLTIKELTDAVGEGITPRMVRHYHQLGLLPQPERSPSNYRLYTDRDIIRLQRIVALKNQGFQLNHIRNILETEPQTDNLIEQLQQQYRAVMQQITQLRQTASALENLLGRDRHCQIMQAEVLSQLKHLEVETQIGLGELNQLWSGLDAEVHHHPEAFTESLQRILPDLSQRSEIEQDLIAQLVLASGDVSLVSFVKISQSAIATSRESLKSGCNIVVDIPTVAAALDQTRLTHLGCQTITLIDNPHITTAPEAETEFWQQQKWRKKLTQISKNSILVIGYAPSVLLEICEAIDQKKIQPALIIGLPIGFSHAPAAKRRLMEQPTPYITIEGTLGGGLLAATTLNSLLETLINKPHCHCHLTS from the coding sequence ATGAATACTGGTTGCTTAACAATTAAAGAACTTACCGATGCAGTAGGAGAAGGCATAACCCCCCGCATGGTGAGACATTACCATCAACTAGGACTATTACCGCAACCAGAGCGATCGCCTAGCAATTATCGGCTGTACACAGATAGAGATATAATCAGATTGCAGCGCATCGTCGCCCTAAAAAATCAAGGTTTCCAACTCAACCATATTCGCAACATATTAGAAACCGAACCACAGACAGACAACCTCATAGAACAACTCCAGCAGCAATATCGGGCGGTGATGCAGCAAATAACCCAACTGCGACAAACAGCCTCAGCCTTAGAGAACTTACTCGGACGCGATCGCCATTGTCAAATCATGCAAGCCGAAGTCCTATCCCAACTCAAACATTTAGAAGTAGAAACCCAAATCGGACTAGGAGAACTCAATCAATTGTGGAGTGGCTTAGATGCAGAAGTACATCATCATCCAGAAGCATTCACCGAATCATTGCAGAGAATTTTACCCGACTTATCCCAGCGTTCCGAAATTGAACAAGATTTAATTGCCCAATTAGTGCTAGCCAGCGGTGATGTTAGTTTAGTATCCTTTGTGAAAATCAGTCAAAGTGCGATCGCAACCAGTCGAGAAAGCCTCAAATCAGGGTGTAACATCGTCGTAGATATCCCCACCGTCGCCGCAGCCTTAGATCAAACCAGACTCACCCACCTCGGCTGTCAAACCATCACCTTAATAGACAACCCCCATATTACCACCGCCCCAGAAGCCGAAACAGAATTTTGGCAACAGCAGAAATGGCGAAAAAAACTCACCCAAATTAGTAAAAACAGTATATTAGTCATAGGCTACGCCCCCTCAGTCCTCCTAGAAATCTGCGAAGCCATAGACCAGAAAAAAATCCAACCCGCCCTCATCATCGGCTTACCCATAGGCTTCAGTCACGCCCCCGCAGCCAAACGCAGACTCATGGAACAACCAACACCATACATAACCATAGAAGGAACCCTTGGCGGAGGACTCCTAGCCGCCACAACCCTCAACTCCCTACTAGAAACACTAATAAATAAACCCCATTGCCACTGCCATCTTACCTCTTAA
- a CDS encoding nuclear transport factor 2 family protein: protein MSQEPIETIVSAYFANIAAMNPEGWVENFAEDAISHDPVGEPPAKVHEGYREFMGQLQAFFDKLEPKIEHIFVGGNEAAVKWTMEGVSKRGKSVIFEGITIFEINAVGKIKTTRAYWNPANMVAQLRS, encoded by the coding sequence ATGTCACAGGAACCCATCGAAACAATTGTATCCGCTTATTTTGCTAACATTGCCGCCATGAATCCAGAAGGCTGGGTAGAGAATTTTGCCGAAGATGCTATAAGTCATGACCCAGTTGGTGAACCGCCAGCCAAAGTACATGAGGGATATCGCGAGTTTATGGGGCAGTTACAAGCATTTTTTGACAAATTAGAACCAAAAATTGAGCATATCTTCGTTGGTGGTAATGAGGCGGCGGTAAAGTGGACGATGGAAGGTGTGAGTAAGAGAGGTAAGTCAGTTATCTTTGAAGGAATTACGATTTTTGAAATTAACGCAGTCGGTAAGATTAAAACAACTCGCGCTTACTGGAATCCCGCAAATATGGTAGCGCAACTACGGTCTTAA
- a CDS encoding DUF6918 family protein has protein sequence MGLSEQLLSPNKKAMVVDDCCNMIDQQLASKSGMSGIALKTAFSALKGVKPGYIPYVVEQLLPQFLTALDPLWSEGIEKGDPAGHLVASRSDTADAMLGITDARVKNTQRQIIKGTYERFRGSAKKHVEEAVPDLAKIVDKYTKI, from the coding sequence ATGGGATTGAGTGAACAGCTATTAAGTCCAAACAAAAAGGCTATGGTTGTAGATGATTGCTGCAACATGATCGACCAGCAGCTGGCTTCCAAGTCAGGGATGAGTGGTATAGCCTTGAAAACCGCCTTCTCAGCCTTAAAGGGAGTTAAACCCGGATACATCCCCTACGTTGTTGAGCAGCTTTTACCGCAGTTCTTGACAGCCCTTGATCCTCTCTGGAGTGAGGGTATAGAAAAGGGTGATCCCGCCGGTCACCTCGTCGCCAGTCGTTCTGACACAGCAGATGCCATGCTGGGTATTACCGATGCTAGAGTCAAGAACACACAGCGTCAAATAATCAAAGGAACCTATGAAAGATTCCGTGGTTCCGCCAAAAAACACGTAGAAGAAGCCGTTCCAGACTTAGCCAAGATAGTCGATAAATATACTAAAATCTAA